A genomic window from Tolypothrix sp. PCC 7910 includes:
- a CDS encoding ferredoxin--nitrite reductase, with protein MTDTATTTTTSLNKFEKFKAEKDGLAIKQEIEKFAALGWEAMDETDRDHRLKWVGVFFRPVTPGKFMMRMRVPNGILTSNQMRVLAEVVQRYGDDGSADITTRQNIQLRGIRIEDLPDIFNRFHAVGLTTIQSGMDNIRNITGDPVAGLDADELFDTRELVQQIQDMITNKGEGNPEFTNLPRKFNIAITGGRDNSVHAEINDLAFVPAFKDGTGELGAPSGDKGQWGLGTGEEISPSPKFGFNVLVGGFFSAKRCEAAIPLNAWVAPEDVVALSKAIVEVFRDNGFRANRQKSRLMWLIDEWGLEKFRVEVEKRLGKSLLPAAPKDEIDWEKRDHVGVYKQKQPGLNYVGLHIPVGRLYAGDMFEISRLAGVYGSGEVRLTVEQNVIIPNIPDSRLATFLTEPLLERFAINPGLLTRSLVSCTGAQFCNFALIETKNRALATIKALEAELALTHPVRIHWTGCPNSCGQPQVADIGLMGTKTRKNGKTVEAVDIYMGGKVGKEAQLGSCVTKAVPCEDLQSVLRDLLIQHFGAKLSQEVLVTH; from the coding sequence ATGACAGACACAGCAACTACCACTACAACCAGCCTCAATAAGTTTGAGAAATTTAAGGCAGAAAAAGATGGACTTGCTATCAAGCAAGAAATCGAAAAATTTGCTGCTTTAGGCTGGGAAGCAATGGATGAAACAGACCGCGACCATCGGCTGAAGTGGGTGGGTGTATTTTTTCGCCCAGTCACGCCAGGTAAGTTTATGATGCGGATGCGAGTACCCAACGGTATTCTCACCAGCAATCAGATGCGTGTGTTAGCAGAAGTAGTACAGCGTTACGGTGATGATGGCAGTGCCGATATTACCACGAGACAGAATATTCAATTGCGGGGGATCAGGATTGAAGACTTACCTGATATCTTCAACAGATTTCATGCAGTTGGTTTAACCACTATCCAATCGGGTATGGACAACATCCGCAATATCACAGGCGATCCCGTGGCTGGATTAGATGCGGATGAGTTGTTTGACACGCGAGAGTTGGTACAACAAATTCAGGATATGATCACTAACAAAGGTGAAGGTAATCCCGAATTTACCAACCTGCCACGCAAATTTAACATTGCAATTACCGGCGGAAGAGACAATTCTGTTCATGCAGAAATCAACGATTTAGCATTTGTACCAGCATTTAAAGATGGGACTGGGGAACTCGGGGCCCCCTCTGGAGATAAGGGGCAATGGGGACTGGGGACTGGGGAAGAAATCAGCCCATCTCCTAAGTTCGGGTTTAACGTGTTGGTGGGTGGCTTCTTCTCTGCGAAACGTTGTGAAGCGGCGATCCCCTTAAATGCTTGGGTTGCTCCCGAAGATGTGGTTGCTTTATCTAAAGCGATTGTAGAGGTTTTTCGTGACAATGGCTTCCGCGCTAATCGCCAGAAATCACGTTTGATGTGGTTGATTGACGAATGGGGTTTGGAGAAATTTCGTGTAGAGGTCGAAAAACGTTTGGGTAAGTCACTGTTACCCGCAGCACCGAAAGATGAAATTGATTGGGAAAAACGCGACCATGTTGGTGTATATAAACAAAAGCAGCCAGGATTAAATTACGTAGGTTTACACATTCCTGTTGGTCGCTTGTATGCGGGTGATATGTTTGAAATATCCCGTTTAGCTGGAGTTTACGGCAGTGGAGAAGTCCGCCTAACCGTTGAACAAAACGTTATTATTCCCAACATTCCCGATTCTAGATTGGCAACATTTTTAACCGAGCCCTTACTAGAAAGATTTGCAATCAATCCAGGTTTATTGACGCGATCGCTAGTTTCTTGCACAGGTGCACAATTCTGCAACTTTGCCCTAATTGAAACCAAAAATCGCGCTTTAGCAACAATTAAAGCACTAGAAGCTGAGTTAGCCCTGACTCATCCGGTGCGAATTCACTGGACTGGTTGCCCCAACTCCTGCGGACAACCCCAGGTTGCAGACATTGGCTTAATGGGAACTAAAACCCGCAAAAACGGCAAAACAGTGGAAGCCGTAGATATCTATATGGGCGGCAAAGTTGGCAAAGAAGCGCAATTAGGAAGTTGCGTTACTAAAGCCGTTCCCTGCGAAGACTTGCAATCAGTACTGCGAGATTTACTCATCCAACACTTTGGGGCAAAACTCAGCCAAGAAGTATTGGTGACTCATTGA
- a CDS encoding TIGR02281 family clan AA aspartic protease codes for MKNARNRWMLAINSAVMVGIPTLLFLAFSHPATSQDLGSCFMVTPSGRTISLGKLCGVTPPDNGVFRVPIKRRIGKTPVIDVTFNQQQTFEMILDTGASSTLITLKMAATLQLRPTGKINAQIADGTVVQFLTSQIKDISVGGAVANNIEVAIAPKSSIGLLGHDFFDNYDIKILEKEVEFRQR; via the coding sequence ATGAAGAATGCTAGAAATCGTTGGATGTTGGCTATTAACTCAGCGGTGATGGTAGGAATACCAACACTACTATTTTTAGCATTCTCCCATCCGGCAACATCTCAAGATTTGGGAAGCTGTTTTATGGTTACTCCCTCTGGGAGAACTATCAGTTTAGGAAAGCTTTGTGGTGTCACACCGCCAGATAACGGAGTTTTTCGGGTACCAATCAAACGCCGAATTGGTAAAACTCCTGTGATTGATGTGACTTTTAATCAGCAACAAACCTTTGAAATGATTTTAGATACAGGTGCGAGTAGTACCCTGATAACCCTGAAAATGGCAGCTACTCTGCAACTCCGACCCACAGGTAAAATAAACGCCCAAATTGCAGACGGTACTGTAGTGCAATTTTTGACTAGTCAGATCAAAGATATTAGTGTTGGTGGAGCTGTAGCTAATAATATTGAAGTTGCGATCGCACCCAAATCTAGTATTGGTCTACTAGGTCACGATTTTTTTGACAACTATGACATCAAGATTTTAGAAAAAGAAGTGGAATTCCGCCAACGCTAA
- a CDS encoding calcium-binding protein has product MPNVERDETRESRIETEIIADTGNDKEERAMGWYYYLDDTLNFPFNAKLKKKARKTGVIEEKQVEVLAMAPDDDCLKDMYVEVVYPGGDDEDIFSAKLSEIEAIDADEDTQEALADWQYWLARGYKF; this is encoded by the coding sequence ATGCCTAATGTTGAAAGGGATGAAACTCGCGAGAGTCGCATTGAAACAGAGATCATTGCCGATACTGGTAATGATAAAGAGGAACGGGCAATGGGTTGGTACTACTACCTAGACGATACCCTGAACTTTCCCTTTAACGCCAAGTTGAAAAAGAAAGCACGCAAAACAGGAGTCATTGAAGAGAAACAAGTCGAAGTTTTAGCAATGGCACCTGACGATGATTGTTTAAAAGATATGTATGTTGAAGTAGTCTATCCTGGTGGCGACGATGAAGATATATTTTCGGCAAAGCTGTCAGAAATAGAAGCAATAGATGCTGATGAAGACACCCAAGAAGCACTTGCAGACTGGCAATATTGGCTTGCTAGAGGATACAAGTTTTAA
- a CDS encoding CTB family bacteriocin, translating to MSNELFTAVSVEEQEIVTGGVINAGTGALAEYLAKITNTNISTAGPSGATGGSSSSVDIKSLALNFSFLTGL from the coding sequence ATGTCTAACGAACTATTTACCGCAGTATCCGTTGAAGAACAAGAAATCGTAACTGGTGGCGTTATTAACGCAGGTACTGGTGCATTGGCCGAATATTTGGCGAAAATAACCAATACAAATATCTCTACAGCTGGTCCTTCGGGAGCTACTGGTGGTTCCTCGTCTAGCGTAGATATTAAGTCATTAGCTCTTAACTTCAGCTTCTTGACTGGCTTGTAG